A single window of Hymenobacter sp. APR13 DNA harbors:
- a CDS encoding Gfo/Idh/MocA family protein, whose amino-acid sequence MSSSNSADSRRQFLRQLSLTAAATAVAGPTAALATPPSTMQYDDQKKLGFAIVGLGKFAQEQMMPAFKECKHARITALVSGSPDKARKLAREYGVEEKNVYSYDNFDSIKDNPAVDVVYIVLPPGLHAEYTVRAAKAGKHVLCEKPMANSVADCQKMIEACEKAGKKLMIAYRAQFEPFNLDAIARIKKGELGKLRQITADHGRSVKPTEEPAEAWRVQKKLAGGGSLMDIGIYSLNATRYLTGEEPVEVTAQEFSDKSDPRFKEVEDTIHFTLRFPSGVLASCTSSYSIQEVKRFRAFGDKAWLDLDPATDYYEHRMTIGDKDGQHQPKLKEGNQFAAELDHMAECVLQNKTPKTPGEEGLKDIRLVMAIYEAARTGKRVKV is encoded by the coding sequence ATGTCTTCTTCCAACTCCGCCGATTCGCGCCGGCAGTTTCTGCGCCAGCTTAGCCTGACCGCCGCGGCCACCGCCGTAGCCGGCCCCACGGCGGCATTGGCCACTCCCCCTTCCACTATGCAATACGATGATCAAAAAAAACTCGGTTTCGCCATTGTAGGCCTCGGCAAGTTTGCTCAGGAGCAGATGATGCCGGCATTCAAGGAGTGCAAGCACGCCCGCATCACGGCCCTCGTGAGCGGCTCGCCCGACAAGGCCCGCAAGCTGGCCCGCGAGTACGGCGTCGAGGAAAAGAACGTCTACAGCTACGACAACTTCGATTCCATCAAGGACAACCCAGCCGTGGACGTGGTGTACATCGTGTTGCCGCCCGGCCTGCACGCCGAGTACACCGTGCGGGCGGCCAAGGCCGGCAAGCACGTGCTGTGCGAGAAGCCCATGGCCAATTCCGTGGCCGATTGCCAGAAGATGATTGAGGCCTGCGAAAAGGCCGGCAAGAAGCTGATGATTGCCTACCGCGCCCAGTTTGAGCCGTTCAACCTCGACGCCATTGCCCGCATCAAAAAGGGCGAACTGGGCAAGCTGCGCCAGATTACGGCCGACCACGGCCGCAGCGTGAAGCCCACCGAGGAACCCGCCGAAGCCTGGCGCGTGCAGAAAAAGCTGGCCGGCGGCGGTTCGCTCATGGACATCGGCATCTACTCCCTGAACGCCACCCGCTACCTCACCGGTGAGGAGCCCGTGGAAGTCACGGCCCAGGAGTTCAGCGACAAGTCGGACCCGCGCTTCAAGGAAGTGGAAGACACCATCCATTTCACGCTGCGCTTCCCCAGCGGCGTGTTGGCCTCGTGCACCAGCTCCTACAGCATTCAGGAGGTGAAGCGGTTCCGGGCCTTCGGCGACAAAGCCTGGCTGGACCTCGACCCCGCCACCGACTACTACGAGCACCGCATGACCATCGGCGATAAAGACGGCCAGCACCAGCCCAAGCTCAAGGAAGGCAACCAGTTCGCCGCCGAGCTCGACCACATGGCCGAATGCGTATTGCAAAACAAAACGCCCAAAACGCCCGGTGAAGAAGGCCTGAAAGACATCCGCCTAGTCATGGCCATCTACGAAGCCGCCCGCACCGGTAAGCGGGTGAAGGTGTAA
- a CDS encoding TonB-dependent receptor family protein → MPYRYAAPLLLLPVSVLAQTAAPDTTRAVALPEATVTGYGQQLPLRRTAAAVGVLSAADFDRFGQQALTQAVNTLPGVRLEERATASYRLSVRGSTLRSPFGVRNVKLYYEGLPFTDASGSTPLNLLDPAQIGSLEVLKGPAASVYGAGTGGAILLRNRRPEAGQARAQVGFTAGSFGLRRYTATAESGTATGYVRAQYARQTLDGYRQQSALRRDVLALDGEFQPSARQTVALHGLYSDINYQLPGGLTRAQFQADPRQARPSTATAPGTVAQRAYYASRTLLLGGTHEFRFTPRLSSVATLYGTGSAIRTPFLVDFERNTRLETGARVALRYQSRLAGRVLRLQGGAETQVGFLSGRSYQNRAGETGPLRYDDEIKSGTGFLFAQADYELPAGFLLTAGASYSRLRYDVRRLLDATRPGTPTSYAVQRDFRPVVSPRVALLKELKPQISVYGSVSRGFSPPTTEEIRPSDGSLNTDLQAERGTSYEVGTRGTLLGQRLKFDVAAYDFRLRQTITTFTTDQGTSLFRNAGTTRQRGLEVALSGWLWEQKASSRKLQASSTPGAEVQTGLRAFATYAYNHYRFGSYESGGQDFSGNRLTGTAPHTLTAGLDFTQQLGFYLSPTASHQARIFLNDANTEAAPGYWVFGTRGGWRRTLGRLELDVFGGLDNATNRRYSLGNDLNAFGGRYFQAAPTRNGYGGVLVGWKL, encoded by the coding sequence CGGGCCGTGGCCCTGCCCGAAGCCACCGTCACGGGCTACGGCCAGCAGCTGCCGCTGCGCCGCACCGCCGCCGCCGTGGGCGTGCTCAGCGCCGCCGACTTCGACAGGTTCGGGCAGCAGGCCCTTACGCAGGCCGTGAACACGCTGCCCGGCGTGCGGCTGGAGGAGCGCGCCACCGCCAGCTACCGCCTCAGCGTGCGGGGCAGCACGCTCCGCTCGCCGTTTGGGGTGCGCAACGTGAAGCTCTACTACGAAGGCCTGCCATTCACCGACGCCAGCGGCAGCACCCCGCTCAACCTCCTCGACCCCGCCCAGATTGGCAGCCTCGAAGTGCTGAAAGGCCCCGCCGCCAGCGTGTACGGGGCCGGCACCGGCGGCGCCATTTTGCTGCGTAACCGCCGCCCCGAGGCCGGCCAGGCCCGCGCCCAGGTGGGCTTCACGGCCGGCAGCTTCGGGCTGCGGCGCTACACCGCCACCGCCGAAAGCGGCACGGCCACCGGCTACGTGCGCGCCCAGTACGCCCGCCAGACCCTCGACGGCTACCGCCAGCAAAGCGCCCTGCGCCGCGACGTGCTGGCCCTCGACGGCGAGTTTCAGCCCTCGGCCCGCCAGACCGTGGCGCTGCACGGCCTCTACTCCGACATCAACTACCAGTTGCCCGGCGGCCTCACCCGCGCCCAGTTTCAGGCCGACCCCCGGCAGGCCCGCCCCAGTACGGCCACCGCGCCCGGCACCGTGGCCCAGCGCGCTTACTACGCCTCGCGCACCCTGCTGCTGGGCGGCACCCACGAGTTCCGGTTTACGCCGCGCCTGAGCTCGGTGGCCACGCTCTACGGCACCGGCAGCGCCATCCGGACGCCGTTTCTGGTGGATTTTGAGCGCAACACGCGCCTAGAAACCGGGGCCCGGGTGGCACTGCGCTACCAGAGCCGCCTGGCCGGCCGGGTGCTGCGCCTGCAGGGTGGAGCCGAAACCCAGGTCGGCTTCCTGAGCGGCCGTAGCTACCAGAACCGCGCCGGCGAAACCGGCCCGCTGCGCTACGACGACGAAATCAAGTCCGGCACCGGCTTCCTGTTTGCGCAGGCCGACTACGAGCTGCCGGCTGGCTTCCTGCTGACCGCCGGCGCCAGCTACAGCCGCCTGCGCTACGACGTGCGCCGCCTGCTTGATGCCACGCGCCCCGGCACGCCCACCAGCTACGCCGTGCAGCGCGACTTCCGGCCGGTGGTGTCGCCAAGGGTGGCGCTGCTCAAGGAGCTGAAGCCGCAGATTTCCGTGTACGGTAGCGTAAGCCGTGGTTTCTCGCCGCCCACCACCGAGGAAATCCGCCCCTCCGATGGCAGCCTCAATACCGATTTGCAGGCCGAGCGTGGCACCAGCTACGAGGTAGGCACCCGCGGCACGCTGCTGGGCCAGCGCCTCAAGTTCGACGTGGCCGCCTACGACTTCCGCCTGCGTCAGACCATCACCACTTTCACCACCGACCAGGGCACCAGCCTGTTCCGCAACGCCGGCACTACCCGTCAGCGCGGCCTGGAGGTAGCCCTGAGCGGCTGGCTGTGGGAGCAGAAAGCTTCAAGCCGTAAGCTGCAAGCTTCAAGCACCCCAGGCGCCGAGGTGCAAACCGGTCTGCGCGCCTTTGCCACCTACGCCTACAACCACTACCGCTTCGGCAGCTATGAGAGCGGCGGCCAGGATTTCAGCGGCAACCGCCTCACCGGCACCGCCCCGCACACGCTCACCGCCGGCCTCGATTTCACGCAGCAGCTCGGTTTCTACCTCAGCCCCACCGCCAGCCACCAGGCCCGCATCTTCCTCAATGATGCCAACACCGAAGCCGCGCCCGGCTACTGGGTATTCGGGACGCGGGGCGGCTGGCGACGCACGCTCGGCCGCCTGGAGCTGGACGTATTCGGCGGCCTCGACAACGCCACTAACCGCCGCTACAGCCTCGGCAACGACCTCAACGCCTTCGGCGGCCGCTACTTCCAAGCCGCGCCCACCCGCAACGGCTACGGCGGCGTGCTGGTCGGCTGGAAGCTATAA
- a CDS encoding universal stress protein: MSALLVLTDFTPDADHALAYAAALAAPLGASLVLLHIRRESLLDPDAFTGKIRHMSEGEVAAALAERAATVQVPIVVETAVESVANGVEEAVSRHRAVLVILGKPNTDATPDELVASTSLTLLRATQVPLLVVPGQATAAVPPARLTLAADGQPFRLAPAIIASTQKLLQRVHPALTVTHVAEPEDSDDCRMALASVLHSGLGTDLPHIDTHGVRHLQPAGGILQAAAETRADLLVVVARRRSFLGQIFNRSVSAQVVLHSAVPVLLLPANE, encoded by the coding sequence ATGTCCGCCCTGCTTGTCCTCACTGATTTCACACCCGATGCCGACCACGCCCTGGCCTACGCCGCCGCCCTGGCTGCCCCGCTGGGCGCTTCGCTGGTGCTGCTGCACATCCGCCGCGAGTCGCTGCTTGACCCCGACGCTTTTACCGGCAAAATCAGGCACATGAGTGAGGGCGAGGTAGCGGCCGCTCTAGCCGAGCGGGCGGCTACTGTGCAGGTGCCTATTGTGGTGGAAACCGCCGTGGAAAGTGTGGCCAACGGCGTGGAAGAAGCCGTGAGCCGCCACCGCGCCGTGCTGGTTATCTTGGGCAAGCCCAACACCGACGCCACCCCCGACGAGTTGGTGGCCAGCACCTCGCTCACGCTGCTGCGCGCCACCCAGGTGCCGCTGTTGGTGGTGCCCGGCCAGGCCACGGCTGCCGTGCCGCCCGCCCGCCTCACCCTGGCCGCCGACGGCCAGCCCTTCCGGCTAGCGCCCGCCATCATTGCTTCCACCCAAAAGCTGCTGCAGCGGGTGCACCCAGCCCTCACAGTAACCCACGTAGCCGAGCCCGAAGACAGCGACGACTGCCGTATGGCCCTGGCCAGCGTGCTGCACAGCGGCCTCGGCACCGACCTGCCGCACATTGATACACACGGCGTGCGGCACCTGCAGCCCGCGGGCGGCATTCTGCAGGCGGCCGCCGAAACCCGCGCCGACCTGCTGGTAGTAGTGGCCCGGCGGCGCAGCTTCCTGGGGCAGATTTTCAACCGCAGCGTGTCGGCGCAGGTGGTGCTGCACAGCGCCGTGCCGGTGCTGCTGCTCCCGGCCAACGAGTAG